Proteins co-encoded in one Synechococcus elongatus PCC 6301 genomic window:
- a CDS encoding methylenetetrahydrofolate reductase, translating to MNMRRFREAVAAGEFLITAEVAPPKGADPSGMLAHAELLRSRVHAINITDGSRAVMRMSALAATALLRQQGIEPICQFACRDRNRIALQADLLGAQALGLDNILALTGDPVKAGDSPEARAVFELESVRLLQLIQKLNSGLDIHEKSLPDGASDLFVGAAVDPQLKSWSGLERRFWRKVDAGAQFFQSQLICDFDRLDRFMEQIARPSGRPVLAGIFLLKSAKNAEFINRNVPGVQIPQTIIDRLAAAADPLAEGIANAAEQVRWAQQLCQGVHLMAVRREDLIPAILDQAGIAPLQPSSDRQSSTLLMS from the coding sequence ATGAACATGCGTCGTTTTCGGGAAGCGGTCGCCGCCGGTGAGTTTTTAATCACCGCTGAGGTAGCGCCGCCCAAAGGTGCCGATCCCAGCGGAATGTTGGCTCATGCCGAATTGCTGCGATCGCGGGTTCATGCCATCAACATTACCGATGGCAGTCGGGCCGTCATGCGCATGTCTGCTTTGGCTGCCACAGCGCTCCTGCGTCAACAGGGGATTGAACCGATCTGCCAGTTTGCCTGCCGCGATCGCAATCGTATTGCCCTGCAAGCGGATTTGTTGGGAGCACAAGCGCTGGGTCTGGACAACATTCTGGCGTTGACTGGCGATCCGGTGAAGGCGGGTGACAGTCCCGAAGCCCGGGCAGTGTTTGAGCTAGAGTCTGTCCGCTTGCTGCAGCTCATCCAAAAGCTGAACAGCGGACTGGATATCCACGAGAAATCCTTGCCCGATGGCGCTAGTGATCTGTTTGTGGGTGCAGCTGTCGATCCGCAACTGAAGAGCTGGTCCGGACTAGAGCGCCGGTTCTGGCGCAAGGTAGACGCTGGCGCGCAGTTCTTCCAGAGTCAGCTAATTTGTGATTTCGATCGCCTCGATCGCTTCATGGAGCAGATTGCACGGCCTAGCGGTCGCCCAGTACTGGCCGGTATTTTTCTACTCAAGTCCGCTAAGAATGCGGAGTTTATCAACCGCAATGTGCCAGGGGTGCAGATTCCCCAGACGATCATCGATCGCCTCGCAGCGGCAGCGGATCCATTGGCGGAAGGGATTGCGAACGCGGCTGAACAGGTTCGTTGGGCGCAGCAACTCTGTCAAGGCGTGCACTTAATGGCGGTGCGGAGAGAAGACTTGATTCCAGCCATTCTCGATCAGGCAGGCATTGCTCCGTTACAACCCTCCAGCGATCGCCAATCATCGACTTTGCTTATGTCGTAG